One Purpureocillium takamizusanense chromosome 1, complete sequence genomic window carries:
- the MUS81 gene encoding Crossover junction endonuclease mus81 (EggNog:ENOG503NUQ5~COG:L), which translates to MPDDADCANPQLLAWVKEWFDVARERNSKGATVYRNAYESLKACPLVFQHPAELQQLKGFGPKLCERLTAQLQKHCQQHGQPMPEHPQVRKAAERAQQGDDDGAAGKRKKTARKPKPYVPAFRSGAYALVLGLSTQPEDSTTGMTKTEIIEVSQPHCDASFTAPPDPTKFYTAWNSMKTLVQKELVYERGRPLRRYALTDDGWDVAKRIKDTREWQSENKGEADAAQQTSRQVPDSPQPGPAPRLESPPPQPEVLQTQPSPYQNVVAEGPLIPGDGALPDFAPIRLNPGSFTVHLVLDVREVRAKTDRDYMQEELAKQGVKPIMRSLEVGDAQWIAKLHDPDLLARHGAEGDEIVLDWIVERKRLDDLIGSIKDGRFHEQKFRLRRSGVKKVIYIIEDISIDAATLQRYEESVQSAIASTQVVSGYFVKRTAKMDDTIKYLARLTAMLKRDYERKTLSVIPTHVLTAQNYLPLLGRLRERDPSVGYYISYPAFASLASKSEMMTLRDVFLKMLMTTRGVTGERALEIQKRWKTPYEFVKAFEACGTGELGRKRKRELVSTELDHLVGRTKISKPLGQKIAEVWGDA; encoded by the coding sequence atgcccgacgacgccgactgCGCCAACCCCCAGCTCCTCGCCTGGGTCAAGGAATGGttcgacgtcgcccgcgagcgcaACTCCAAGGGCGCCACCGTCTACAGGAACGCCTACGAATCTCTCAAGGCCTGCCCCCTCGTCTTCCAGCACCCCGccgagctccagcagctcaaggGCTTCGGCCCAAAACTCTGCGAGCGGCTCACGGCCCAGCTGCAAAAGCACTGCCAGCAGCATGGCCAGCCCATGCCCGAGCACCCCCAAGTGAGGAAGGCTGCCGAGAGGGCGCAGcaaggcgacgatgacggtgccgccggcaagaggaagaagacggccaggAAGCCCAAGCCCTACGTCCCGGCCTTTCGCTCCGGAGCCTACGCCCTCGTGCTCGGACTGTCCACCCAGCCCGAGGACTCAACTACGGGCATGACAAAGACGGAGATCATCGAGGTGTCCCAGCCACACTGCGACGCTTCCTTtaccgcgccgcccgacccCACAAAGTTTTACACGGCGTGGAACTCGATGAAGACATTGGTCCAAAAGGAGCTCGTCTATGAGAGGGGCAGGCCATTGCGGCGTTATGCGTTGACTGACGACGGCTGGGACGTGGCGAAGCGCATCAAGGACACACGCGAGTGGCAGTCCGAGAACAAAGGTGAagccgacgcggcgcaacAGACATCGAGGCAGGTTCCCGATTCTCCGCAGCccgggccagcgcctcgtctcgaGTCCCCGCCTCCGCAACCAGAGGTATTACAGACGCAGCCCTCACCCTACCAAAATGTCGTCGCCGAAGGACCCCTCATCCCTGGAGACGGAGCGCTCCCCGACTTTGCTCCGATCCGCCTCAATCCGGGTTCGTTTACCGTTCATCTTGTCCTTGATGTTCGCGAGGTCCGGGCCAAGACGGATCGTGACTACatgcaggaggagctggccaagcaaGGCGTCAAGCCCATCATGAGGAGTCTGGAGGTTGGCGACGCTCAGTGGATTGCCAAGCTTCACGATCCGGACCTGCTGGCCAggcacggcgcggagggAGACGAGATCGTCCTAGACTGGATCGTCGAGAGAAAACGTCTTGATGACCTGATTGGCAGCATCAAGGATGGCCGTTTTCACGAGCAAAAGTTCCGGCTTAGGCGGTCCGGGGTGAAAAAGGTCATCTACATCATTGAGGACATCTCAATAGATGCCGCCACGTTGCAGAGGTATGAAGAGTCGGTCCAGTCGGCCATTGCATCCACGCAAGTGGTCAGTGGCTATTTTGTCAAGCGGACGGCAAAGATGGACGACACCATCAAGTACCTGGCTAGGTTGACGGCGATGCTCAAGAGGGACTACGAGAGGAAGACGCTCAGCGTCATCCCTACCCACGTTTTGACGGCGCAAAACTACCTGCCCCTGCTGGGGAGGCTTCGGGAAAGGGATCCATCGGTCGGCTACTACATCAGCTATCCCGCGTTcgcgtcgctggcgtccAAGTCGGAAATGATGACGCTGCGGGACGTGTTCCTCAAGATGCTCATGACGACGCGCGGCGtgacgggcgagcgggcgctcGAGATACAGAAGCGATGGAAGACGCCTTATGAGTTTGTCAAGGCGTTTGAGGCCTGCGGgacgggcgagctgggcaggaagaggaagcgGGAGCTCGTGTCGACGGAGCTCGACCATTTGGTCGGCCGCACCAAGATTAGCAAGCCGCTGGGGCAAAAGATTGCCGAGGTCTGGGGGGACGCTTGA
- the PCM1 gene encoding Phosphoacetylglucosamine mutase (EggNog:ENOG503NV1D~BUSCO:EOG092621YU~COG:G), with amino-acid sequence MDDKFLAASAKYAIVPGQTYKYGTAGFRMKADLLPVVSFRVGLLAGLRSRKLNGQAIGVMITASHNPAADNGVKIVDPMGEMLEQDWEAFATRLVNAPSDQKLLEEYKALAAKLGIDLNAPGRVVYGRDTRPSGHGLVVALAAALDATAIEHTDYKILTTPQLHYLTRCVNTEGTPKSYGQTSEAGYYQKFSDAFVRALRGRKIQGQLQVDCANGVGGPKFSEMLKVIPKDVTGFDVKVVNDDVLRPEVLNLECGADYVKTKQRAPQNPKPVPGLRCCSFDGDADRLMYYWIDPDTGFFMLDGDRISSLNASFIGDLVRSAGLQDDLRIGVVQTAYANGASTTYIEKHLQLPVVCTPTGVKHLHHAACQFDIGVYFEANGHGTVVFSQEAMRVFREKEPQSPAQKDALETLAAVGDLINQTVGDAITDMLMVEVILAHKGWSLKDWAMTYTDLPNRLVRVEVGDKDLFQATDAERRLSHPPGAQDEIDQVVRKYSSARSFARASGTENACRVYAEAATRSEADELANKVAQIVKQFGS; translated from the exons ATGGATGACAagttcctcgccgcctcggccaagTACGCCATCGTCCCCGGCCAGACATACAAGTATGGCACCGCCGGCTTCCGCATGAAGGCCGAcctcctccccgtcgtcTCTTTCCGTGTCGGCCTCCTTGCTGGCCTTCGCAGCCGCAAGCTCAATGGCCAGGCCATTGGTGTCATGATCACCGCCAGCCAcaatcccgccgccgacaatggCGTCAAGATCGTCGACCCCATGGGCGAGATGCTCGAGCAGGATTGGGAGGCCTTTGCCACACGCCTCGTCAACGCTCCCTCCGACcagaagctgctcgaggaaTACAAGGCCCTGGCCGCTaagctcggcatcgacctcaaCGCTCCCGGCCGTGTCGTCTACGGCCGTGACACCCGCCCCTCGGGCCACGGCCTGGTCGTCgcactggccgccgccctcgacgccaccgccatcgAGCACACCGACTACAAGATCCTCACCACCCCTCAGCTCCACTACCTGACGCGCTGCGTCAACACCGAGGGCACCCCCAAGTCGTACGGCCAGACGAGCGAGGCCGGCTACTACCAAAAGTTCTCAGACGCCTTCGTCCGCGCTCTGCGGGGCAGAAAGATCCAGGGCCAGCTGCAGGTCGACTGCGCCAACGGTGTGGGCGGTCCAAAGTTTTCCGAGATGCTCAAGGTCATTCCCAAGGATGTCACCGGCTTCGACGTCAAGGTCGTCAATGATGACGTCCTCCGACCCGAGGTGCTCAACCTCGAG TGCGGTGCCGACTATGTCAAGACCAAGCAGCGAGCCCCCCAGAACCCCAAGCCCGTCCCCGGCCTGCGTTGCTGCTCCTTTGACGGTGACGCTGACCGCCTCATGTACTACTGGATCGACCCCGACACCGGCTTCTTCATGCTCGACGGCGATCGCATTTCTTCTCTCAACGCCTCCTTCATTGGCGACCTTGTCCGCTCGGCCGGTCTCCAGGACGACCTGCGCATCGGCGTTGTCCAGACCGCATATGCCAACGGCGCCAGCACGACGTACATCGAGAAGCACCTGCAGCTGCCGGTCGTGTGCACCCCAACCGGCGTCAAGCACCTGCACCACGCCGCCTGCCAGTTCGACATTGGTGTCTACTTCGAGGccaacggccacggcaccgtcgtcttCTCTCAGGAGGCGATGCGCGTCTTCCGCGAGAAGGAGCCCCAGTCCCCCGCGCAAAAAGACGCCCTGGAGACGCTCGCTGCTGTGGGTGACCTCATCAACCAGACGGTCGGCGATGCCATCACCGACATGCTCATGGTGGAAGTCATCCTCGCGCACAAGGGCTGGTCCCTCAAGGACTGGGCCATGACGTACACGGACCTGCCGAACCGCCTGGTccgcgtcgaggtcggcgacaaGGATCTGTTCCAGGCCACCGATGCCGAGCGTCGCCTCAGCCACCCGCCGGGTGCCCAGGACGAGATCGACCAGGTCGTGAGGAAATACTCGAGCGCCCGCTCCTtcgcccgcgccagcggcaCGGAAAACGCCTGCCGCGTgtacgccgaggccgcgacCCGCtccgaggcggacgagctcgccAACAAGGTCGCCCAGATCGTCAAGCAGTTCGGCTCGTAG
- the HMT1 gene encoding Type I protein arginine methyltransferase (COG:K~COG:O~COG:T~EggNog:ENOG503NV5S) yields the protein MSGSDKMEVEMAEQKMNELAHSEQHYFKSYDHHGIHEEMLKDEVRTRSYMNAILQNKHLFKDKVVLDVGCGTAILSMFAVKAGAKHVIGVDMSSIIFKAREIVKANGLSDKITLIQGKMEEVKLPFPKVDIIISEWMGYFLLYESMLDTVLYARDTYLEKDGLIFPDKATIFFAGIEDGDYKDEKIGFWDNVYGFDYTPLKETALSEPLVDTVELKTVVTDPTSVLTLDLYTCTTADLAFTTPFKLSVKRDDFIHALVSWFDIDFTACHKPIRFSTGPHTKYTHWKQTVFYFKDVLTVQEGEEINCKLLVKPNDKNRRDLDIEVDYELETNDSTRTSAGKCTYRMC from the exons atgagcggcagcgacaagaTGGAGGTCGAAATGGCCGAGCAGAAGATGAATGAGCTTGCGCACAGCGAGCAGCACTACTTCAAGAG CTACGACCACCACG GCATCCACGAGGAAATGCTG AAAGATGAGGTCCGCACGCGGTCGTACATGAACGCCATCCTCCAGAACAAGCACCTCTTCAAGGACAAGGTCGTCCTTGACGTCGGTTGCGGCACCGCCATCCTGTCCAT GTTCGCTGTTAAGGCTGGCGCGAAGCATGTCATTGGCGTCGACATGTCGTCCATCATCTTCAAGGCGCGCGAGATCGTCAAGGCCAACGGCCTGTCGGACAAGATCACCCTTATCCAGGGCAAGATGGAGGAGGTCAAGCTGCCCTTCCCCAAggtcgacatcatcatctcgGAGTGGATGGGCTACTTTCTTCTCTACGAGTCCATGCTCGACACTGTCCTGTACGCTCGCGATACCTACCTCGAGAAGGACGGCCTCATCTTCCCCGACAAGGCCACCATCTTCTTTGCCGGCATTGAGGATGGCGACTACAAGGATGAGAAGATTGGAT TCTGGGACAACGTCTACGGATTCGACTACACGCCCCTCAAGGAGACGGCCCTGTCCGAACCCCTCGTCGACACCGTCGAGCTTAAGACGGTCGTTACGGACCCGACGTCGGTCCTGACCCTCGACCTCTATACTtgcaccaccgccgaccTGGCCTTCACCACGCCCTTCAAGCTGTCGGTGAAGCGCGACGACTTCAtccacgccctcgtctcgtGGTTCGATATCGACTTCACCGCCTGCCACAAGCCCATCCGCTTCTCCACGGGCCCCCACACCAAGTACACTCACTGGAAGCAGACCGTCTTCTACTTCAAGGACGTTCTCACCGTccaggagggcgaggagatTAACTGCAAGCTCCTCGTTAAGCCCAACGACAAGAACCGCCGCGACCTCGACATCGAGGTCGACTACGAGCTTGAGACCAACGACTCCACCCGGACCAGCGCCGGCAAGTGCACCTACCGCATGTGCTAG
- the NSA2 gene encoding Ribosome biogenesis protein (COG:J~BUSCO:EOG09263ZBF~EggNog:ENOG503NYAP), with the protein MPQNEYMERWRKLHGRRLDHEERTRKRAAREGHKASQDAQNLRGLRAKLYQKKRHNEKIQMKKAIKAHEERNVKTADEKEPSTPMPSYLLDRTNPTTAKALSSAIKNKRAEKAAKFSVPLPKVRGISEEEMFKVVKTGKKVQKKAWKRMVTKPTFVGQDFTRRNPKYERFIRPMGLRYKKANVTHPELGVTVQLPIISVKKNPQNPLYTQLGVLTKGTVIEVNVSELGLVTAGGKVVWGRYAQVTNNPENEGCINSVLLV; encoded by the exons ATG CCTCAGAACGAGTACATGGAGAGGTGGCGTAAGctgcacggccgccgcctcgaccacgAGGAGCGCACGCgcaagcgcgccgcccgcgagggcCACAAGGCGTCGCAGGATGCGCAGAACCTGCGGGGCCTGCGGGCGAAGCTGTACCAGAAGAAGCGGCACAACGAGAAGATCCAGATGAAGAAGGCCATCAAGGCGCACGAGGAGCGCAACGTCAAGACGGCAGACGAGAAggagccgtcgacgccgatgccgtcgtaCCTGCTGGACCGGACGAACCCGACGACGGCTAAGGCGCTGAGTAGCGCTATCAAGAACAAGCGggcggagaaggcggccaagttcagcgtgccgctgcccaagGTGCGGGGCAtcagcgaggaggagatgtTCAAGGTGgtcaagacgggcaagaaggTGCAGAAGAAGGCGTGGAAGCGCATGGTCACGAAGCCGACGTTTGTGGGGCAGGACTTTACGCGCCGCAACCCAAAGTACGAGCGCTTCATCCGGCCCATGGGCCTGCGGTACAAAAAGGCCAACGTGACGCACCCGGAGCTGGGCGTCACGGTGCAGCTGCCCATCATCAGCGTCAAGAAGAACCCGCAGAACCCGCTGTACacgcagctcggcgtcctgACAAAGGGCACCGTCATCGAGGTCAACGTCAGCGAGCTGGGCCTGGTCacagccggcggcaaggtcgtcTGGGGTCGCTACGCCCAAGTCACCAACAACCCGGAGAACGAGGGCTGCATCAACagcgtgctgctggtgtgA
- a CDS encoding uncharacterized protein (COG:J~EggNog:ENOG503P3PG), with product MSRLLLRSALELRASSLAKTTPARFAPAILSSSRPPSSSSCCSRRGFNSTTPIVEPVNQPHVNNAPNPTENQVRPLAFKKSHPSPPPAPPVADSVRSLLPLLAAQPGGHYVTVHIHGFPYLVQEGDQVRLPFRMPGVLPGDVLRLNRASVLGSRDYTLKGAPHVDERLFECRATVLGVESEPLRIKVKTKRRQRRKKQAKSKHRYTILRISELNIKTLEEIDEPSV from the coding sequence ATGAGCAGACTCCTCTTGCGCTCCGCGCTGGAGCTCCGGGCGTCATCgttggcgaagacgacgcctgCCCGCTTCGCGCCAGCGAtcctcagcagcagccggcccccgtcgtcgtcgtcgtgctgctcgaggcgcggctTCAACTCCACGACGCCCATCGTCGAGCCCGTCAACCAGCCGCACGTCAACAACGCGCCCAACCCGACCGAGAACCAGgtccgcccgctcgcctTCAAGAAGAGCcacccgtcgccgccgcccgcgccccccgtcgccgactcgGTGCGCTCgctcctcccgctcctcgccgcgcagcccggCGGCCACTACGTCACCGTCCACATCCACGGCTTCCCCTACCTCGTCCAGGAGGGTGACCAGGTCCGCCTCCCGTTCCGCATGCCCGGCGTGCTGCCCGGCGACGTGCTGCGCCTCAACCGCGCCAGCGTCCTCGGCAGCCGCGACTACACCCTCAAGGGCGCGccgcacgtcgacgagcgcctcTTCGAGTGCCGCGCCActgtcctcggcgtcgagtcggAGCCCCTGCGCATCAAGGTCAAGACGAAGCGGAGGCAGCGCCGGAAGAAGCAGGCCAAGAGCAAGCACCGCTACACGATTCTGCGCATCTCGGAGCTCAACATCAAGACGCTTGAAGAGATTGACGAGCCGAGCGTATAA